One window of the Clostridia bacterium genome contains the following:
- the serS gene encoding serine--tRNA ligase produces MLAMKFVRENPTLVKECLEKRQLSPQIVDQFLQLDEQRRKKIAFSEKMKKERNQVSEEIGLLKKQGEDAQNLILQMRTTSQKIKEVDEHVRRLEEELKKLLLTIPNLPHASVPIGAGESDNRVERHWGSLPQFDFEPQPHWDLGEKLGILDFSRAAKVTGARFVFYKGLGALLERALINFMLDTHVTQHKYKELLPPFIANEVSMTGTGQLPKFIEDMFSLANTTYFLIPTAEVPVTNYHREEILQEKDLPLCYVAYSPCFRAEAGAHGRDTRGLVRQHQFNKVELVKFCHPATSDEELEKLTTNAEKILQLLELPYRVVTLCTGDLGFSATKTYDLEVWLPSSGTYREISSCSNFTDFQARRAQIRFRPQNGGKLEFVHTLNGSGLAIGRTVAAIMENYQEADGTIRIPQVLQPYFSGREKIDKEIIQR; encoded by the coding sequence ATGTTAGCGATGAAATTTGTTCGGGAAAATCCAACATTAGTGAAAGAGTGTCTAGAAAAACGCCAATTATCTCCTCAAATAGTAGACCAATTTTTACAGCTTGATGAACAACGCAGAAAAAAAATAGCTTTTAGTGAAAAAATGAAAAAAGAACGTAATCAAGTTTCAGAGGAAATTGGTCTACTAAAAAAACAGGGAGAAGATGCCCAAAATTTAATTTTACAAATGCGTACAACGTCCCAAAAGATTAAAGAAGTAGATGAACATGTACGCCGCTTAGAGGAGGAACTAAAAAAATTGCTTTTAACAATACCCAATTTACCTCACGCCTCTGTCCCTATTGGGGCTGGGGAAAGTGATAATCGGGTAGAACGCCACTGGGGTTCTTTACCACAATTTGATTTTGAACCTCAGCCTCATTGGGATTTGGGGGAAAAATTGGGCATTTTAGATTTTTCGCGTGCAGCCAAGGTAACTGGAGCTAGATTCGTATTTTATAAAGGTTTAGGTGCACTTTTAGAAAGGGCTTTAATTAATTTCATGCTGGATACTCATGTTACTCAACATAAGTATAAGGAGCTCTTGCCACCATTTATAGCTAATGAGGTTAGTATGACCGGGACAGGACAATTACCTAAATTTATTGAGGATATGTTTAGTTTGGCAAATACCACCTATTTTTTAATTCCCACAGCTGAGGTTCCTGTTACTAATTATCATCGTGAAGAAATTTTACAGGAAAAGGATTTACCACTTTGCTATGTGGCATATTCGCCCTGTTTTAGGGCTGAAGCAGGTGCACATGGGCGTGATACACGTGGTCTAGTGCGTCAACACCAATTTAATAAAGTAGAATTGGTGAAATTTTGTCATCCTGCTACTTCAGATGAAGAACTAGAAAAGCTTACCACTAATGCTGAAAAAATATTGCAACTTTTGGAGCTCCCTTATCGTGTTGTAACTTTATGTACTGGTGATTTAGGATTTTCCGCTACAAAAACATATGATTTGGAAGTATGGCTGCCTAGTAGTGGTACATATCGTGAAATTTCCTCCTGCAGTAATTTTACAGATTTTCAAGCCCGCAGAGCACAAATTAGATTCAGACCGCAAAATGGAGGCAAATTAGAATTTGTTCATACTTTAAATGGTTCCGGTTTAGCCATAGGTAGAACAGTAGCTGCAATTATGGAAAATTATCAAGAGGCTGATGGTACGATCCGTATCCCCCAAGTTCTACAACCATATTTTAGCGGTCGGGAAAAAATAGATAAAGAGATTATTCAGAGGTGA
- a CDS encoding phosphoglycerate dehydrogenase, with product MRILVCDPISEKGIEVFKQDPEIEVDVKLNLSEAEICEIIFDYHAVVVRSQTKITKKILEAGRQLKVVGRAGVGIDNIDVEAATLRGIVVVNTPDGNTISAAEHTLAMMLALARHIPQADQSLRRGEWQRSKFIGVELRNKTLGIIGYGKIGSEVGKRSKVFGMEILVYDPYINHEVAERAGVKPVSLDVLLSESDFITVHMPLTSETKHLICAQQFKKMKDGVRILNVARGGIIDETALYQAIVAQKVAGAALDVYEKEPQTKSPLFDLPEVIVTPHLGASTEEAQVNVAIDVAREILRVLRGEPVQNAVNIPFIKPEHLKTAKPYMLLMEKLGKLASVLAEGATNAIEIKYLGEIAELEFGSLTNTFIKGLLRPYLHDAINYVNAPLIAKNRGIKVKEIKSTQVDDYANKVCISIKGEGWSHTVSGAVFKKNEPRILSVNEYSLDIQPTGHILLITHIDRPKLVGEVGMILGERGVNIAGMQLDRERAGGKAMMILTIDHEVTTDVLAKIKTIKDIKTANYVAF from the coding sequence ATGAGAATTTTAGTTTGTGATCCTATTTCGGAAAAAGGAATAGAAGTATTTAAACAAGATCCGGAGATCGAAGTAGATGTAAAATTGAATTTAAGTGAAGCAGAAATTTGTGAAATTATTTTTGATTATCATGCAGTTGTGGTACGCAGTCAAACTAAAATTACTAAAAAAATCTTGGAAGCTGGCAGACAATTAAAAGTAGTGGGCAGAGCGGGAGTAGGAATTGATAATATTGATGTGGAGGCAGCTACTTTAAGAGGAATAGTTGTAGTTAATACTCCAGATGGTAATACCATTTCGGCCGCAGAACATACCTTGGCGATGATGCTTGCTTTGGCCCGTCATATTCCCCAGGCTGATCAATCTTTACGTCGGGGAGAATGGCAAAGATCAAAATTTATTGGGGTTGAACTACGTAATAAAACATTGGGAATTATCGGTTATGGTAAAATAGGTTCTGAGGTAGGTAAAAGAAGTAAGGTTTTTGGTATGGAAATTTTAGTTTATGATCCATATATTAATCATGAGGTAGCCGAAAGAGCAGGAGTAAAACCAGTCTCTTTGGATGTTTTACTTAGTGAAAGTGATTTTATAACTGTGCATATGCCCTTGACTTCGGAAACGAAACATTTAATTTGTGCACAGCAATTTAAAAAAATGAAAGACGGTGTGCGAATTCTAAATGTGGCCCGTGGGGGTATTATTGATGAAACTGCACTTTATCAAGCAATAGTTGCTCAAAAGGTAGCTGGAGCGGCACTTGATGTATATGAAAAAGAACCTCAAACAAAGAGCCCATTATTTGATTTGCCGGAGGTAATTGTTACTCCCCATTTAGGTGCTTCTACAGAAGAAGCACAGGTTAATGTGGCGATTGATGTGGCACGGGAAATTTTACGTGTTTTACGCGGTGAACCGGTACAAAATGCGGTTAATATACCTTTTATTAAGCCTGAACATTTAAAAACGGCCAAACCCTATATGTTGCTCATGGAAAAACTGGGTAAATTGGCCAGTGTGCTTGCCGAGGGGGCAACCAATGCTATCGAGATTAAATATTTGGGTGAAATTGCCGAATTGGAATTCGGTTCTTTAACTAATACTTTTATTAAGGGTCTATTAAGACCTTATCTACATGATGCCATTAATTATGTAAATGCACCTTTAATCGCCAAAAACAGGGGGATTAAGGTAAAGGAAATCAAGAGTACCCAGGTTGATGATTATGCCAATAAAGTTTGTATTTCCATTAAAGGGGAAGGTTGGAGTCATACCGTGTCCGGGGCGGTATTTAAGAAAAATGAGCCGCGTATTTTAAGTGTCAATGAATATTCCTTGGATATTCAGCCGACCGGTCATATTCTTTTAATTACTCATATCGACCGTCCTAAACTTGTAGGTGAAGTAGGCATGATTTTAGGTGAACGGGGTGTGAATATTGCCGGAATGCAATTAGATAGGGAAAGAGCTGGTGGTAAGGCGATGATGATTTTAACCATTGATCATGAAGTTACCACTGATGTTTTGGCTAAAATTAAAACAATAAAAGATATTAAAACGGCTAATTATGTAGCCTTTTAA
- a CDS encoding alanine--glyoxylate aminotransferase family protein, producing MQLLMIPGPTNMPREVLQALSLPAVGHRTPEFYEVIKEVTVGLKKIYRTKNDLFMLTSSSTGAMEAAVANFVNQGDKVIVMENGNFGERWVKLNNSYGADVEVISGVWGEQADPEILKKRISADHGQEIKAVFVTHNETSTGVTNDLKALREALGEHPALFIVDAISGMAVSPLKVDEWNLDVVVSGSQKAFMIPPGLSFISVSPRAWAKSEQVTNPRFYFDLRAAAKSFEKSTTPYTPATCLILALRESLKLIEKEGLQNVYKRHQFYKQVIRTAAKALGLNLLTNEKSASCGVTAIKKPTAIDPQTIVKIMREKHGIIIAGGQNRLKGEIFRIGHLGYVSDNDLVVTIAALERTLLELGWSFQLGQGIQVVQELLQERMK from the coding sequence ATGCAATTATTAATGATTCCAGGTCCTACAAATATGCCGAGGGAAGTACTACAAGCATTAAGTCTACCGGCTGTGGGACATCGCACACCAGAATTTTACGAAGTTATTAAAGAAGTAACGGTTGGTTTAAAGAAAATTTATCGCACTAAAAATGATTTATTTATGCTTACTTCTTCCAGCACTGGGGCCATGGAGGCCGCGGTAGCTAATTTTGTTAATCAAGGTGATAAAGTTATCGTTATGGAAAACGGTAATTTTGGTGAACGTTGGGTAAAGTTGAATAATAGTTATGGGGCTGATGTTGAGGTAATTTCGGGGGTTTGGGGGGAACAGGCTGATCCAGAAATATTGAAAAAAAGGATTAGTGCAGATCATGGACAAGAAATAAAGGCAGTGTTTGTTACCCATAATGAAACTTCCACAGGGGTTACTAATGATTTAAAAGCATTAAGGGAGGCCCTTGGTGAACATCCAGCATTATTTATAGTAGATGCTATCAGTGGTATGGCTGTTTCACCACTTAAGGTTGATGAATGGAATTTAGACGTTGTGGTTAGTGGTTCCCAAAAAGCTTTTATGATTCCTCCTGGTCTCAGTTTTATAAGTGTTAGTCCCCGTGCCTGGGCCAAAAGTGAGCAAGTAACTAATCCGCGTTTCTATTTTGATTTAAGGGCAGCAGCTAAGTCTTTTGAAAAAAGTACTACTCCTTATACTCCGGCAACGTGTTTAATTTTGGCTTTAAGGGAAAGTTTAAAATTAATTGAAAAAGAGGGTTTGCAAAATGTTTATAAACGCCATCAATTTTATAAACAAGTTATTAGAACTGCGGCTAAAGCCCTAGGATTAAATTTATTAACAAATGAAAAGTCAGCTTCATGTGGTGTTACGGCAATTAAAAAACCAACTGCAATTGATCCGCAAACTATAGTAAAAATTATGCGCGAAAAGCACGGCATAATTATTGCTGGTGGACAAAACAGACTTAAGGGTGAAATCTTTCGTATAGGTCATTTGGGATATGTAAGTGATAATGATTTAGTAGTTACTATTGCTGCTTTAGAAAGAACTTTATTGGAATTGGGTTGGTCATTTCAATTGGGACAAGGTATTCAAGTCGTTCAAGAATTATTGCAGGAAAGGATGAAGTAA